Part of the Methanofastidiosum sp. genome is shown below.
CTTAACCATCTTTATTACGCTTACAGGGCAGTTCTTTTCACATATGGCACATCCAATACATTTTTCCTTGTCTACAATGTACCCGCCATATCTATTCTTGAATATGGCGTCAACAGGACATACTTCCATACATTTTCCACATGTGACACAGCTGAAAGCCTTATCATTAATTATTCTAATACTCTTTGTAGGGCACGATTCAACGCATGCTCTGCTTAGATTACATTTATCATTAGTAATGTACATCTTACTGCCTCCTTATGGCCATTGAGATGAACATTCCAATCACTGTTGAAAAGAATGCTTCAGAGAATCTGATTACATGACCAAATAAAGTCCATTGATAGTCTGGGTATGTGCCCAATGCCATTGCAATTAATATTGCAGCTATTAATATTACCGGATATTTTGCCCTGTTTATTTCTTCAGAGTTGATTTTGTATCCAATAATAATCCCATAAATAAGGCCAAATAATATTGGACCCCATTGATTTGCCAATCCAAGGGCTGCGACTTCGCTACTCATCCCTTCTCGCCTCCATTAAGAACATCGCTATTAGCGAAAGACCTGCCAGAACATTTAATCCTACACCGATATTAAGGTAAGGCAGAACTCCAGGGTGTGTTGGATCGGGGTAATCAAGGAAAT
Proteins encoded:
- a CDS encoding 4Fe-4S binding protein: MYITNDKCNLSRACVESCPTKSIRIINDKAFSCVTCGKCMEVCPVDAIFKNRYGGYIVDKEKCIGCAICEKNCPVSVIKMVKYKDKKVPEGICAMCNVCRDICPTGARVNVEGKLRFNLESMSIEEVKR